The following nucleotide sequence is from Ferruginibacter lapsinanis.
ACGTAGCAATATTTTTCTTCGTTGTTTCTGCAGGATGCTGCCCTGTTTCCAACGCATATTGTTCGGCCGGCAAGCCAAAACTATCAAAACCCATCGGATGCAACACATTAAATCCTTTCAATCTCTTATAACGGGCATAAATATCCGAAGCTATATACCCTAGCGGATGCCCCACATGCAACCCTGCACCACTTGGGTAAGGAAACATATCCAACACATAAAACTTTGGCTTGTCGCTTTCGTTGTTAACCTTGTACACTTTGTCAGCATTCCATTTGTCCTGCCATTTTTTCTCGATCTCGTTAAACTTATATTCCATTTTGTATTTAATATTGTCTATTGACTATTTAATATTTCTGAATCTGATTGTACTTTCCTCTGCTAAATAGCAATTTTAACAGTACCTTATTGCCTTTGTATCATCCAATAAAAATATATTTGCAAATAAGCTGTTTTGCAGGTGGCAAAAGTACATTAAAGCAAGTAAAAACCTTTATTTTTGACCTGTTTTGAATACGGCTGCTGCCAACAACCCATTAATTATCAAGGATAAACAATTAGCTAACACATGTCTCAATTCGGAAAATCATCTGCTAAGCGAAGCAAACCCTCTTATTTATACGCTATTATTGGTGTTTCATTGATCTTGTTTCTTTTCGGAATAGTAGGTTGGTTATTTCTTAACCTGAAAAAATCCGGCGAAATGTTCAGGGAGAACATCCAGGTGCATGCGTATATACAGCGTTCTGCTACAAAAAAACAAATTGACAGTCTGCAAAAATATATTGAAGCGATCCCTTATGTAAAAAATCTGGAATATATCACCAAGGAAAAAGCTACCGCAAAATGGAATGCAGAAAATGATACTACCTGGAAGAAATTTTTAGACAATTCCCCTCTGCCTGAAAGCATGGATTTTTATGTTAAGTCAGATTATATGAACAAAGACAGTATCGCTTCTCTACAAAGTGAGTTGGAAGCAAATTTTGGCGGCCGGGTAATGTCAGAGTTTCAATATCCTACTGAAACAGTTGGCTATGTAAGCAGCTACACTAAATATATTGCAGCCGGCATCTTGCTGTTTGCTATCATTCTATCAATCATTGTAATTATTTCCATCGACAATACTATCAGGTTAGCCATGTACAGCAACCGTTTCTTAATTAAAACAATGCAAATGGTTGGTGCTACCCGTAGTTTTATTGCCCGGCCATTAAATGTAAGAGCCGTGATCAATGGATTGATCGCTTCGGGGATAGCCATTTTAGCTGTATTTTGTTTTATTTTACTGGTAGAAAAATTTGTACCGTGGCTAAAATTGTTAAGAGACGGAAGAAATATGGCAATTATTATTACTGGTATTATCATTGCCGGAGTTACTATTTCCTATGCCAGCACACATCGCTCGGTATTGAAATACCTTAAAATGAAACTCGATGACCTGTATTAATACCTTCTCCTAAAGAGAAGTATTAAAAAACATTAACTTGCAACTTTATAAAGTATTGAACAATGAATAAGAATGTAAAACAACCCACTCCAGCCAGTTTATTTGGTAAAGAAAATTATATGCTTATGCTTGGAGGGTTAATCGTACTGGCGCTTGGATTTTTCTTAATGGCAGGCGGAAAAAGTCCTGATCCAACTAAATTCAACGATGCTGAGATCTATAGCACCACTCGTATTACGGTTGCTCCTTTGTTGATCGTGATTGGTTTTATTATTGAGATCGTTGCGATAATGAAAAAACCTAAGACTAATTGATAATGGATAATTAATAATTGATAATTTTTTGCGAAGTATATTGCTTCGCAATTTTTATTTACAATATTTACAAAACTACTGCATGAACACCATCGAATCTATCATCATTGCCATTGTAGAAGGGCTGACAGAATTTTTACCTGTGTCATCTACCGGACATATGATCATTACAGAAAAATTATTACACATTGTAGAAACCGATTTTATTAAAGTTTTTACTGTAGCTATACAACTAGGCGCCATACTTGCAGTGGTGGTTTTATACAGAAAAAAATTCCTGAATTTTAAAAATCTGAATTTTTATTTCAAATTGGCAGCGGCGGTAGTACCTGCATTGGTATTAGGCTTTTTATTTTCAAAAAAGATAGATGCATTATTAGAAAGTTCTTTAACAGTTGCCATCACTCTTTTAGCAGGAGGTATTATCTTATTATTTGTAGATAAGCTATTTAAAATACATACTATTGATTCTGAAGAAAAAATATCTTTCCCAAAAGCCATCATGATCGGTTGCTGGCAATGTATTGCCATGATACCGGGAGTGAGTCGCAGTGCGGCTTCCATTATTGGTGGGATGCAGCAAAATTTAACTCG
It contains:
- a CDS encoding cell division protein FtsX, with product MSQFGKSSAKRSKPSYLYAIIGVSLILFLFGIVGWLFLNLKKSGEMFRENIQVHAYIQRSATKKQIDSLQKYIEAIPYVKNLEYITKEKATAKWNAENDTTWKKFLDNSPLPESMDFYVKSDYMNKDSIASLQSELEANFGGRVMSEFQYPTETVGYVSSYTKYIAAGILLFAIILSIIVIISIDNTIRLAMYSNRFLIKTMQMVGATRSFIARPLNVRAVINGLIASGIAILAVFCFILLVEKFVPWLKLLRDGRNMAIIITGIIIAGVTISYASTHRSVLKYLKMKLDDLY
- a CDS encoding DUF3098 domain-containing protein — translated: MNKNVKQPTPASLFGKENYMLMLGGLIVLALGFFLMAGGKSPDPTKFNDAEIYSTTRITVAPLLIVIGFIIEIVAIMKKPKTN
- a CDS encoding undecaprenyl-diphosphate phosphatase; this translates as MNTIESIIIAIVEGLTEFLPVSSTGHMIITEKLLHIVETDFIKVFTVAIQLGAILAVVVLYRKKFLNFKNLNFYFKLAAAVVPALVLGFLFSKKIDALLESSLTVAITLLAGGIILLFVDKLFKIHTIDSEEKISFPKAIMIGCWQCIAMIPGVSRSAASIIGGMQQNLTRTVAAEFSFFLAVPTMLAATGYKLLKYYKEAGGFSSEEIKQLAIGNVVAFIVALLAIKFFIGFVQKYGFRIWGIYRIIVGIILLILIWSGFIQ